One segment of Halococcus agarilyticus DNA contains the following:
- a CDS encoding 2,5-diamino-6-(ribosylamino)-4(3H)-pyrimidinone 5'-phosphate reductase: protein MHVVVNAAMSADGKLSSRRRDQVRISGPEDFARVDGIRADCDAVAVGIGTVLADDPHLTVEDPDLRAERRERGDPEHPARVVIDTRARTPTDARVLDDESETHLLVGADAPDDRRDALHEAGAHLVEAGVERVDLAAGLDELGSEGIDRLLIEGGGEVLFSAFEAGVVDELSVYVGSLLVGGRDAPTLADGEGFVEAFPELALADAERLDDGIVLSYTVEG, encoded by the coding sequence ATGCACGTCGTAGTGAACGCGGCGATGAGCGCCGACGGCAAGCTCTCCTCGCGCCGGCGCGACCAGGTCCGGATCAGCGGGCCCGAGGACTTCGCGCGGGTCGACGGGATCCGGGCGGACTGCGACGCGGTCGCCGTCGGGATCGGCACCGTTCTCGCCGACGATCCCCACCTCACCGTCGAGGACCCCGACCTGCGTGCCGAGCGGCGCGAGCGCGGCGATCCCGAGCACCCGGCACGGGTGGTGATCGACACCCGTGCCCGGACGCCGACCGACGCCCGCGTGCTCGACGACGAGAGCGAGACTCACCTCCTGGTCGGCGCGGACGCGCCCGACGACCGACGCGACGCGCTCCACGAGGCCGGCGCACACCTCGTCGAGGCCGGCGTGGAGCGCGTCGATCTCGCCGCAGGACTCGACGAGCTCGGCTCGGAAGGAATCGACCGGCTGCTGATCGAGGGCGGTGGCGAAGTCCTCTTCTCGGCGTTCGAAGCTGGGGTGGTCGACGAACTCTCCGTGTACGTCGGCTCGCTGCTCGTCGGCGGACGCGACGCGCCGACGCTCGCCGACGGCGAGGGGTTCGTCGAGGCGTTTCCGGAGCTCGCGCTGGCCGACGCCGAACGACTCGACGACGGTATC